A region from the Cannabis sativa cultivar Pink pepper isolate KNU-18-1 chromosome 9, ASM2916894v1, whole genome shotgun sequence genome encodes:
- the LOC115721833 gene encoding sec14 cytosolic factor isoform X3: MGETQEITLTQMRKSVEKLGSSTEKHGDPTLMRFLIARSMDPNKAAKMYVQWQKWRASLVPNDFISDSEVTEELAAKKIYLQSLSNKGFPVFICEGSKHFPSKDQLQFKKFVVHLLDKSIASSFKGREIGNEKLIGVLDLKNISYKNVDARGMITGFQFLQAYYPERLAKCFILNMPWFFVSVWRLISRFLDKATLEKGF; encoded by the exons ATGGGAGAAACCCAAGAAATCACACTGACCCAGATGAGGAAATCGGTTGAGAAGCTTGGTTCTTCCACTGAG AAACATGGTGATCCAACACTGATGAGATTCTTAATTGCGAGATCAATGGACCCAAATAAAGCGGCAAAGATGTATGTTCAGTGGCAGAAATGGAGGGCTTCTCTTGTTCCAAATGATTTCATTTCTGACTCTGAAGTAACAGAAGAGTTAGCAGCCAAAAAGATTTATTTGCAGAGCTTATCAAACAAGGGTTTCCCAGTGTTCATATGTGAAGGGAGCAAGCATTTTCCTTCTAAAGACCAGCTTCAATTCAAAA aATTTGTGGTCCACCTTCTTGACAAATCAATTGCAAG TTCTTTTAAAGGAAGAGAGATTGGGAATGAAAAGTTGATTGGCGTTCTTGATTTGAAAAACATCTCATACAAGAACGTCGATGCTCGTGGAATGATCACAGGATTTCAGTTTTTACAG GCTTACTACCCGGAACGTTTGGCGAAGTGCTTCATTTTAAACATGCCTTGGTTCTTTGTAAGCGTTTGGAGGCTGATTTCGCGATTTCTTGATAAGGCAACTCTAGAAAAG GGTTTTTAA
- the LOC133031529 gene encoding uncharacterized protein LOC133031529, translating to MDSSVFVPVLYDGVWTLEGFNWVFDSSKSKTLILDIDCTLKKLHEVLHEELEVDPLVFELKLEVLYMYMKGTKFPPEVLVKDSQLRVFLSMKAKMSVDNLLPLFVTKVKKNVNLEQTPRNVTPRSVVGTFVPETDLGVGLDEQVGTNVDDERVGIEFHHSDEFDAPFYNNDPVVDLGVDDDVAADVPPLRMELTPSNQVERQRRPPRSENRQTPRTSSSRPGPSDSAFVSEFEVSTKFKPLVWTREDIEENNVYTTSLSGTPSGEIYLGKLYKNKEELKNVVGRHSDQGKRPWVIGHIIKNKYTSDGSNYKAKDIQRDMFDEYGIKMSYEKAWRCREKALMYKRGTPAGNLIRNYMVTST from the exons ATGG ATTCATCTGTATTTGTGCCTGTACTGTATGATGGCGTTTGGACTTTGGAGGGTTTCAACTGGGTATTTGATTCCTCAAAAAGTAAGACATTGATATTGGACATTGACTGTACACTGAAAAAGTTGCATGAAGTTTTGCATGAGGAGTTGGAGGTGGACCCCTTGGTGTTTGAATTGAAGTTAGAAGTTCTTTACATGTACATGAAAGGCACTAAGTTTCCACCTGAGGTTTTAGTGAAAGATAGTCAACTACGAGTGTTCTTGAGCATGAAGGCAAAAATGAGTGTGGACAACTTGTTGCCACTATTTGTGACTAAGGTGAAGAAGAATGTGAATTTGGAGCAGACTCCCCGAAATGTAACCCCTAGAAGTGTTGTTGGGACCTTTGTCCCAGAAACTGATCTGGGGGTTGGTTTGGACGAGCAAGTTGGCACTAATGTAGATGATGAGAGAGTGGGTATCGAGTTTCATCATTCAGATGAGTTCGATGCTCCCTTTTACAACAATGATCCTGTGGTTGATTTGGGTGTGGATGATGATGTGGCTGCTGATGTACCTCCCCTGAGGATGGAACTAACTCCAAGCAACCAAGTAGAGCGACAAAGAAGACCCCCCCGTAGTGAGAATCGCCAAACACCAAGAACTAGTAGCAGTCGGCCAGGTCCTTCTGATAGTGCTTTCGTATCTGAATTTGAAGTTTCTACTAAATTCAAACCTCTTGTGTGGACAAGGGAAGACATAGAGGAAAATAATGTGTATACAACATCTCTTAGTGGTACGCCTTCAGGAGAGATATATCTTGGCAAGTTGTACAAAAACAAGGAAGAATTGAAGAATGTAGTTGGTAG ACATTCCGATCAAGGCAAGCGGCCGTGGGTCATTGGTCACattattaagaacaagtacacaTCCGATGGATCTAACTACAAGGCaaaagacatacagagggatATGTTTGATGAATATGGCATCAAGATGAGTTACGAGAAAGCTTGGAGATGTAGAGAGAAGGCGCTTATGTACAAGAGGGGTACTCCAGCGGGGAATCTTATACGAAATTATATGGTTACTTCTACATGA
- the LOC133031528 gene encoding uncharacterized protein LOC133031528, whose product MTSNAAESFNKVTEEFRKYPVTILVDFIRFTLQNWFASRLEKASKCATPLATTFENDLKDQHKDGMFRSVLRNGAQLFNVGTSPQGERGGDVNLVERTCTCGLFQMLKIPCPHACAAAVSQNVSVYTLCSPYYTKETWKKTYDATINIVGEEDEWVLPEHIKNIRIGVPVEKKPVGRPRKSNAGRRPTKRRPSSGQVVVEPRHCSLCHGSGHNRATCKARV is encoded by the coding sequence ATGACAAGCAACGCCGCCGAAAGCTTCAACAAGGTGACAGAAGAATTCAGAAAATATCCAGTAACTATTTTGGTTGACTTCATCAGGTTCACACTTCAAAATTGGTTTGCTTCTCGTCTCGAAAAGGCTAGTAAGTGCGCTACTCCTTTGGCTACTACTTTTGAAAATGATTTAAAGGATCAACACAAAGATGGTATGTTCAGGAGTGTCCTTCGTAATGGTGCCCAATTGTTCAACGTTGGTACGAGTCCTCAAGGTGagagaggtggtgatgtgaactTAGTGGAGAGAACATGCACTTGCGGACTTTTCCAAATGCTGAAAATCCCTTGTCCACATGCATGTGCCGCAGCAGTTAGTCAGAATGTGAGCGTGTACACACTTTGCTCTCCATATTACACTAAAGAAACGTGGAAGAAAACCTACGATGCCACAATTAATATTGTTGGCGAGGAGGATGAGTGGGTACTACCGGAACATATCAAGAACATAAGAATCGGGGTACCAGTGGAGAAAAAACCAGTAGGTCGGCCTAGGAAGAGCAATGCAGGTAGAAGACCGACGAAGCGTCGACCTTCTAGTGGTCAGGTGGTAGTGGAACCTCGTCATTGTTCGCTATGTCACGGTTCAGGGCACAACAGAGCTACATGCAAAGCTCGAGTTTGA
- the LOC133031060 gene encoding uncharacterized protein LOC133031060, with translation MLKLVENEEKFFEYPWGLLSYQKLLSSTAKSMTDLRKNYLDKSTKDKKKGKKEKKITQPEAKYNVYGYAPALQYWAFEVMQDLGKKYGQCRGTRFPRMLNWSTPNTVTKHDVKQPDVATLFEKRMVVLQILYPRNWEVDYWKSNCEGEVPTVEMGLDEVEETQVGAQDSTAFQTQAERVADYVKKSKIIPPSPPKEAPDASTSATVPPTPATVPPSSAPANDSNYLLLAKRLEKVEAQQVAILTAQTEMKADFKRSQKEMKNLIMDQIATVISLLQKQPSEPTQPSGPAQQSDPTPSDTAEPLQTVHPSPPTYDDDDDVYPEDWQPDACDVPSTPANAIVISLGDTESQDVEELQGPPDGVEFCRLRRKRKPVFLNDYTAGKKKQRHGPVVVDTLKPADARLLKFFQKWITYARDNGRPRDVHTGEATRSWFVKLMVLNEWLEDAQIDAMAHLLRRRRTLYPEVYTRKGVVLDTSAPQFFSMFWNMCEGDRSKMKWDESVMSYVQGIPHRYLPCWEKQEYIYFVLHLPKERHWVAVEVDIENWEIIVYDSDIGATVEAAMESYLKPYSELFANLIRDSGYFQYNNYVHPVELGDLSQLLPLHYRRATSEVVPQTNSSGNCGMYAMEHIEHLMLDRSLEHVHDDNMLTFRHRWCVDLSYQNLTW, from the exons ATGCTGAAGTTAGTAGAAAACGAGGAGAAGTTCTTCGAATATCCGTGGGGCCTTCTTTCATATCAGAAGTTGTTGTCATCCACAGCCAAAAGTATGACTGACCTGAGGAAGAACTACCTTGATAAATCTACTAAGGAtaagaagaaagggaagaagGAGAAAAAAATTACTCAACCAGAGGCGAAGTACAATGTCTACGGATATGCACCGGCGCTACAATACTGGGCCTTTGAGGTGATGCAGGATTTGGGGAAGAAGTACGGGCAGTGCAGAGGGACTAGATTCCCTCGAATGTTGAATTGGAGCACCCCCAACACAGTTACGAAACATGATGTCAAGCAACCTGATGTCGCTACCCTATTCGAGAAAAGG ATGGTTGTTCTTCAAATTCTGTATCCTAGGAATTGGGAGGTGGACTATTGGAAGAGCAATTGTGAGGGTGAGGTCCCCACGGTGGAAATGGGGTTGGATGAGGTCGAAGAAACGCAAGTCGGGGCGCAAGATTCGACCGCATTCCagacccaagccgaacgggtgGCGGATTATGTGAAAAAGTCCAAAATTATTCCACCATCCCCACCCAAAGAAGCACCAGACGCCTCCACATCTGCCACCGTGCCCCCAACGCCTGCCACTGTGCCCCCAAGCTCTGCTCCAGCCAATGACTCCAACTACCTCTTGTTGGCTAAGAGGTTGGAGAAGGTAGAAGCGCAACAAGTTGCGATTCTGACTGCGCAGACTGAGATGAAGGCTGACTTCAAGAGAAGTCAGAAAGAGATGAAGAATCTTATCATGGATCAAATTGCGACCGTGATAAGTTTGTTACAGAAGCAGCCTTCGGAGCCGACACAACCATCAGGGCCGGCACAGCAATCAGACCCCACACCATCAGACACGGCAGAGCCATTACAGACGGTACATCCATCACCGCCGacatatgatgatgatgatgatgtctaCCCAGAAGATTGGCAACCTGACGCATGTGACGTTCCTTCTACTCCTGCAAACGCCATTGTCATTTCGCTGGGTGATACTGAATCTCAGGATGTGGAAGAGTTGCAGGGGCCACCAGATGGAGTGGAGTTCTGTAGGCTTAGGCGAAAGCGCAAGCCGGTTTTCTTGAATGACTACACTGCTGGGAAGAAGAAACAACGACATGGGCCCGTGGTAGTAGACACCCTGAAACCGGCGGACGCCCGGCTGTTAAAATTTTTCCAGAAGTGGATCACTTATGCTAGGGACAATGGCCGTCCTAGGGATGTTCACACTGGCGAAGCCACTAGATCGTGGTTCGTGAAGTTGATGGTGCTGAACGAATGGCTCGAAGATGCT CAAATTGATGCCATGGCGCACTTATTGAGAAGAAGACGGACCCTGTACCCAGAAGTCTACACCCGAAAAGGTGTAGTTTTGGACACATCTGCTCCACAGTTCTTTTCCATGTTTTGGAATATGTGTGAGGGTGACAGGAGCAAGATGAAATGGGATGAGAGCGTCATGAGTTACGTGCAGGGGATACCGCACAGATACTTGCCATGTTGGGAGAAGCAGGAGTACATATACTTTGTGTTGCACCTTCCCAAAGAGCGCCACTGGGTGGCAGTTGAGGTGGATATCGAGAACTGGGAGATCATTGTATATGATTCTGATATCGGTGCCACCGTTGAGGCAGCCATGGAGTCATATTTGAAGCCTTACAGCGAGCTCTTTGCAAATCTAATTCGAGATAGCGGTTATTTCCAATACAATAATTATGTACATCCGGTGGAGTTGGGCGATCTCAgtcagctcctacccctccatTATAGACGAGCTACCTCGGAGGTTGTACCACAAACGAACAGCAG tggcaaTTGTGGAATGTATGCCATGGAGCACATTGAGCACTTGATGCTGGATCGGTCGTTGGAGCATGTGCATGATGATAACATGCTCACCTTTAGACATAGGTGGTGTGTGGACCTATCTTACCAGAACTTAACGTGGTAG
- the LOC115721833 gene encoding sec14 cytosolic factor isoform X1 — protein MGETQEITLTQMRKSVEKLGSSTEKHGDPTLMRFLIARSMDPNKAAKMYVQWQKWRASLVPNDFISDSEVTEELAAKKIYLQSLSNKGFPVFICEGSKHFPSKDQLQFKKFVVHLLDKSIASSFKGREIGNEKLIGVLDLKNISYKNVDARGMITGFQFLQAYYPERLAKCFILNMPWFFVSVWRLISRFLDKATLEKIVIVTSDDERRDFVKEVGEETLPEEYGGRAKLRPLQEVKLVPLED, from the exons ATGGGAGAAACCCAAGAAATCACACTGACCCAGATGAGGAAATCGGTTGAGAAGCTTGGTTCTTCCACTGAG AAACATGGTGATCCAACACTGATGAGATTCTTAATTGCGAGATCAATGGACCCAAATAAAGCGGCAAAGATGTATGTTCAGTGGCAGAAATGGAGGGCTTCTCTTGTTCCAAATGATTTCATTTCTGACTCTGAAGTAACAGAAGAGTTAGCAGCCAAAAAGATTTATTTGCAGAGCTTATCAAACAAGGGTTTCCCAGTGTTCATATGTGAAGGGAGCAAGCATTTTCCTTCTAAAGACCAGCTTCAATTCAAAA aATTTGTGGTCCACCTTCTTGACAAATCAATTGCAAG TTCTTTTAAAGGAAGAGAGATTGGGAATGAAAAGTTGATTGGCGTTCTTGATTTGAAAAACATCTCATACAAGAACGTCGATGCTCGTGGAATGATCACAGGATTTCAGTTTTTACAG GCTTACTACCCGGAACGTTTGGCGAAGTGCTTCATTTTAAACATGCCTTGGTTCTTTGTAAGCGTTTGGAGGCTGATTTCGCGATTTCTTGATAAGGCAACTCTAGAAAAG ATCGTGATTGTCACTAGTGACGACGAAAGAAGAGATTTCGTAAAAGAAGTTGGAGAAGAAACCTTGCCAGAAGAGTATGGCGGACGAGCAAAACTAAGACCCCTTCAAGAGGTCAAATTGGTACCATTGGAGGATTGA
- the LOC115721833 gene encoding SEC14 cytosolic factor isoform X2, which produces MRFLIARSMDPNKAAKMYVQWQKWRASLVPNDFISDSEVTEELAAKKIYLQSLSNKGFPVFICEGSKHFPSKDQLQFKKFVVHLLDKSIASSFKGREIGNEKLIGVLDLKNISYKNVDARGMITGFQFLQAYYPERLAKCFILNMPWFFVSVWRLISRFLDKATLEKIVIVTSDDERRDFVKEVGEETLPEEYGGRAKLRPLQEVKLVPLED; this is translated from the exons ATGAGATTCTTAATTGCGAGATCAATGGACCCAAATAAAGCGGCAAAGATGTATGTTCAGTGGCAGAAATGGAGGGCTTCTCTTGTTCCAAATGATTTCATTTCTGACTCTGAAGTAACAGAAGAGTTAGCAGCCAAAAAGATTTATTTGCAGAGCTTATCAAACAAGGGTTTCCCAGTGTTCATATGTGAAGGGAGCAAGCATTTTCCTTCTAAAGACCAGCTTCAATTCAAAA aATTTGTGGTCCACCTTCTTGACAAATCAATTGCAAG TTCTTTTAAAGGAAGAGAGATTGGGAATGAAAAGTTGATTGGCGTTCTTGATTTGAAAAACATCTCATACAAGAACGTCGATGCTCGTGGAATGATCACAGGATTTCAGTTTTTACAG GCTTACTACCCGGAACGTTTGGCGAAGTGCTTCATTTTAAACATGCCTTGGTTCTTTGTAAGCGTTTGGAGGCTGATTTCGCGATTTCTTGATAAGGCAACTCTAGAAAAG ATCGTGATTGTCACTAGTGACGACGAAAGAAGAGATTTCGTAAAAGAAGTTGGAGAAGAAACCTTGCCAGAAGAGTATGGCGGACGAGCAAAACTAAGACCCCTTCAAGAGGTCAAATTGGTACCATTGGAGGATTGA